The genomic stretch TAACCTTGCAGTTGCATTTACTaaaactttgtgttttttttccccacacccACTTGCCTTTCTCTGGTTTCATTGAATCACTGGAAATTGTTCAAATGAGTCAGCCTAGTTCAGGTTTAGTCCTTTGTAgatattattctttatttttttaaagttaatttacttgaaagtcagagttacagatagattTTGCAACCACTgatctactccccagatggtcacgaTGGCCAGGGCTGTTCCAGTCACAAGcccgaagcttcttccaggtctccctgtgtaTGGCTGGAACCCAAGCATTGGGGCcaccttccactacttttccaggtgcattagtaatgAGTGGGGTCACAGATGCAGGCTCCAGGACACGGCTatgaacccacgtgggatgcctgcattgcaggtggcagcttcaccctctaagccacaatgccagctatgATGttgttctttaatatttttcaattGGGATAACTTTACATAATATTAAATGATCATTAATTTAATGGCATTTAGTACAACCATCCCCTCTGTTGTCCCAAACATCTccatcaacttaaaaataaataacccaacacttattaaacatttttttttctcactcccTTCCCCTTATTCCCAAGCTCCTAGTAGTCACTAATGAACTTTTCCTTCTATGAATTTGCATGTTCTGGATATTCTACAGAAATGAGATTTTATATCACATGACCACAAAGTGCATAGCTTCTTCCACTTAGCATGATCTTTTGGAAATTCACAGTGTGATACATGGGTCATTCTGTGGACAAACATTTGGGTGTTCCCATCTGTGGATACCACCCAGGTTATTGCTATAAACATTTGTGTGCAAGGATGTTTTTGAATCCCTGCTTCAAATGCTTGAGGTATACATTTTATGGTGGAGGTGTTAGCCACATCTATGCTGATCTTTTTGCATATGGTTCTCTTAGGCCTCTCTCCATCAAGCTTTCTCCTTTTTGACCTCCTGCAGAAAATCTCTTGGATATTCTTCCTGTGTCCTCTTAGAGTATGCAGTCTCCACCTTTAGCAAAGCACTTCTCTCTCTGCACTGTATTTGCTCAATTCCTCTGTCTTCCCTTTTATTCTACATGACCCTTAGCAAAAGGACTGTGTCTCATTTAGAGTCCAATCTCAAGCAGTGCAATCACAGCTATCAGCATACATTTCACCCTAAAAATTACTTGTTGAATGAATTAGCCCATGGATGAATGAACGAACTTCCTCGACAACTCTGCTTCATCTGCTATTTCTTCCCTGTGAACAACACGTGTCACTCAGAGTCCAAATCCATTTGGcatttaataataaatttctTTGTATAGTTCCAAGTTGTTTCATGTACATTGGTATTCTTGAAGCAATAATTGTACAATTTTCCCATATCTTTTTAATGCCCCTGATTGTATAATAAGTATATTTCTGATTATCCTGGAGGAAAGAAAGATGGCAACTCAAGATTTGGAATTGCAGAATTTCAAACTTAGAGGGACTGAAATAGTTACGCAGACAATCCATTTTCATTGCTTGTTTCACTAGCAGCTTTAATAGAAAGATTGTGCTGGAAAACCAGCTTTTCCTGTTATTCCTGATGGGACTTGAATTCGTGTTTCCTTCTATCTACATCCAAGGGCCACCTGCTCTGTCCCCAGAGCAGCTCCTGCAACTCCCAGGGGATGGTCTGATGAGAGCCGACACCCTACAGGTTTGCTACACTTTCATTAGTGACGTTTATTTGAGAGTCCCATGCGGGATTGTCTTTTGTTTCCACACGATTGCCTCTAAAAATATCCCAAAATTACACTGTCAGAGAGATTACTTGAAACCCAAATGATACATTGGGTGTTTAATTCTAAAAGCACAACCAAGTGAAAACAGTGTTTTTGTAGCtgaaaatttaaaattccatGCACAGTTACTCTGTCGTCTGCCACCTTCAGGATATTTAAAAACATCTTCCCAGGCAAGGGACATAATCCAGCACTTATAGAAGAAATATTTCAGAGCTAACACAAACAGGAACAGGAGGCGTATTGCAGGTTCAGAACCCGTATGTGTCTAATTGGGGCAGTACCTGCATTTCCAGGAACACTGAGGACTGTCCCGATGGAGATCAGGATGGGATACGTCAGCACCACACCTACATTCACCAGGATGTTGAAGGCtgtaaaattgagaaaataaacagGATGAAGAGGAATTGATACACTGGGCGCCTTTTCTTTTTAGAATACAAGAATCAATATCTTCTTGGCTGAATGTGACTTCTAAAGGAACTTTGCCTTTGGCCATTTAATCCTCTAATTTAGGATAAATGTACGCATGTGTGGCATGAATAAGCTgtgtctttttccttctctgtcaccctgGTCGCTTGTGCTGTTGCTAATTTCCCAGCCGAAGGTGCACTGAAACAAATGCCAAGAGGTAGATCATCAATGCACCATGCTGTTTCTTAGCATTGCCGGAGAGGTTGAAAGCACGTGATTGAGTTTCAGTGCTTTATCTCAGTGTAACTTCACTCTATTTTTTCATATTCCTGGACAAAGAAAGGTTCTGGGGGGACTGCCTAAAGGAAGGTCTAGCCAATGACAGCCCTGCTGttagtccctctctctctgcaggtGACCAGCATATGAGCAAATCTCACACGGGTGTGGCCGACATGATTCACTGAACCCCCAGAGACAGTTTCCTAGCCTGCCTTGGGCACAGGCTACCAGAATGTCGGCCTACAAAGCTATTGAAGGTACAACCTGATGTTCTTCAATATCTTTCAACTTCTTTAGTTAAATACAAAAGTAGATAAGACAATCATCGCTCCTCAAAAATTAGCAAGCACAGGtattcaacaagaagaaataattaTCCTATTATTTTAATAAGATTCAATCATATGATTGTTTTAAGGGCTGGAGAGGTGGATATTAACTATAAAGCACCCTCAATTCAAGGAAGATCCCTATGAAAATGGCACGAAAATGTTGGTCATATTTCTGCAGAATCAAAGAAGGTTCTAGAACCATTTCAATTAGGATGATGTCTATTCTCGTATCACCCTTTATCATTTCTGCTCTCATGAACCCCAGGGACTTAGACACCTGGAGTCACTTGTGCTTGGCAGTTAGAGACAACAAGTTCAAGCCCATAAGGTTTAGGCTCCTTTCTAATGTCCAGAAAGCGATAGTGGTAATCAAGGCAGAGGGCTGCCCAAGCAAGTCCCTGCTCTCCCTTTATGGCAAGGCTGCAGTGCAGACAAACCATCCAGCACCTTGAATTCCTCTTCAGAAAGTCAAACATGAAAAATCATAAGATAATGGGCTTACTAAAATGTCAAGCTCCCTAACTGATATGGTAGTGGCTGAACAGGTTACTTTAGCATATGGAATGAAAGCGTTGGTATTTGGGGAGAACTGACCCCTTCTCACAAACGAGCCAGGTGACTGCTTGGAAATAGGCTATCTATTTCTCCTGAGTTCTTTAGATGGAACACTTCCCTTCTCTTTTGACAGTATAAGGAAAAGAATACATAGGTCCAGTGTTGGCGGGGCCACAAGGCCCAGCTGGAGCTTCTGACATGTCAGGTGGTTGAATAAGGTCAGCCTGCATCATGACTAAGGCACTCTTGGAAGCAGATGAACCTGAGAAAGGAGTGAGGCACAGTGAACCCAGGCTCGCAAGAGAGTCACCTTTACAAGAGAATGTTGGCATCTCTGAGCACAGATgggtctgtgtatgtgtgtgtgagcgcacgcgctctctctctgtctctctctgtctctctctctttctcacaccaGCCCCTGCCAGATAATTCTTGATGCCATGGAGaagaatgaaaatgataaatgtaAGAATGAAAGTACTGAAGTCTGTGGACCCCCGGGATGTGTGCCACAGTAAGACAGAGGCTGACTCAGTCGCGTTTGTCACAGCACAGTGTTGATTCAATGAGCTTTACAGCATACTGGGGGTAGACCTGGCACTACACATGCAGATCATGATGCTTGGTAGCAAACTCCAGGATCCAGATGGCACGGGTGGCACCCAGGCTCAGCAATCATGCCCAGGAGTGTAAACGAGAAACGCAACAATGTAGACATCGGTCAAGGGCTATTTAGAGCAAAGTAGAACTCATGTGTGTACAGTGGAAGCCAAGAGTCCATTTTACTCATGATTTCCCCTGGGTAGAGGGAATAGTCTAGCACTTTGAGTTAGGATGCTCCAGCCAGATGGACTTGGAGCTGATGATGTGTGTTCTGCTAAGAAGAGATTATGACAGGTGATAACCATGATGTGAAAAGTAGACCTCAAGGGACCAACAGTTAGCATTTGACCCTTCTTTCACACAGCCCCTGTCTGGTACAGACCTCCGCTTTGGGACCTTGCCAAAGAGGGTAAAGATGATCGATGCCTGTGTGGGAATGAAAATGAGATTATTTTCCTCCCAGACCTTTCAGTGATATCGTTACTTCAAATCATAGTGCCTTGCAAAAGGTCAGTTGAGGACTGGCACTTATCCTGCAGGTCAAGTAAGTGGGAGAATGTGAAGTGAGCAGGGGATCTGTCTTTAGGGGTTGTTTTGAAGCAGGAAAGGAAGTGACTTGATGGTGACTAAACACATGTTCTGAGCCATGTGGTTGCTGCTGTTACCTGCTGCTTGGTGAGCAAACAGGCTTGTTGTTTCCTCGGCTCCTCTCACAAAACAGCAGCTGCAGTGCAGTCTGAAGTGGGAGGCTGGAGTTCCAGTGCAGCAGCAGGTAGCGTTAGTCACAAGGCCCCAAGTGGACCTCTTCCTGGCTATTGACAGGACACATTCTACTCCACCCTTTTCTCTCCTCTGATGAGGGCTTCCTGTTACAAATACCTTCTCCGCGCTTAGAATGAGCTGTTTCATATGTGGACATGAGCCTGTCACCTCCCTGCTGAGGGGTCTTTAGGTGGATTTTAAGTTCAGATCCCTGTAGCGTAGCTTTCCAGGCAGttttttcccttttcatctcTAGCTTCACAcatctcctcctttctcctgCAATAAGTGCTCTCAGCCATTTAGAACCAGAACCATTCTGAGTTAGCGGACTGCAAGCTCAAATTCTCACCTCTGTCTAGCACTTGGTGGCACCCATGGGTTATCATGAtatgcagggggtgggggggaccaACATTGTGCCACAATGGGCTAAACTGGGACTTACAGTGCTGCCACCCTATACAGGAACACCAGTTTGAGACTGGttgctacacttctgattcaactcgcTGCTAATtcctgggaaggaaacagaagatagctcaagtgctagGGACTTTGCTACTGGTGTAGGAGACGGAGTTGGAGTTCCAGGGTTCTGGTTTCAGCCAGGTGGAGACCTGGCTGCTAAAGCCATTGGGGGAATGAGCATTGGATAGAAAAGTCTCTATTCTTTGTGTCTCCCCGCTTTTTTCTTCTCCCAGTGGCCTGGTTCTCAGCTGCACACGTTAACTCATGGGAGCCACTCATTTCCAATCTAATCAAACAAGAGCCTGCAAAGAATCTGCCAAATGTACACTGACATCAACCGATATAAACTTGGGAAGCCAAGAACAGAGGCCCCTACGGGAATCATCCCACCATGATATCCCAAGGCAATGTCAGGGAGCAAAACATGGGTCCACTTacccagccacagccctgccatGCCACACAGACAACCCCAAGGCAGTGCTGCGAAAGATGACCAGTGCTCCACCTTGGTGAAGTACAAGATGACCGGTGTGAAGGAGATGAAGATCAGATTGAAGAAACCCAAGGTAGAGACAAAGTGGGCAGCCTCACCAAAGTTGGCACTTCCTAGAAACATCTTAAACAAAACCTAGGATAAGAAAGAAGCTCAATCAGAGACTTGGGgtgtggggaggcagcagggagattTTAACCGATCTTCCAGAGTTTGCTCTCCATTTCTTCTTGGGTTGCTGTCTCCCTGGCACTGATGGGCTGTAAGACATAGGGAAGTAAAATGCTCCACAGCTCCCCTGTGAAACAGCCAGTGTTGCTGCTTGTGGTACCTGCTGAGAGAGGGTTTCCAGAGTTGGGGGCCACCAGCAGGAACGGCTCAGGAATAAATGATAAACAGGAATGCAGACACACCCAGAAATTTCTTCTAGAACTGAGATGTCATGAATACATCCTCCAAGCATGGGATTCATTTCATCCTTACTTTGGATGCAGAGAACCTTTCACCATGTTGCTAATAGAAATAATTATGATGCCCACGATAACAAAAGCTTTTCTTCCTTGAGCCTCAaatgtctttgcaaaaattatGTTTATGCTCTGGATTTGGAAGCAATTTTCTCTATGAATTAAAAGCCTCCATCTAGACAAAGACAGGAGCAGTGAATGATTAGACTGAAGTCACACGGCAGGCTCAGAGAGGAAGCCAGGCTGTATTCCTTACTTCTTAACCCTTCTGTCCTCTTCACTAATCTTTTAACAAGCAATGTAAAATGGAGTAGGTTCTTTCTGCGTGAACTACCAGGCAGATACGATTTTACACATGCTAGCAAATACTACTGCCGGAGAGGATGTAGAGAATTATCTGTATAAGATGGTTATTATGGTCACTCAGGAACCCCTGatactgcttttaatttttactggtattgtttcttttttcccctgaatTTAATACCTTATTTCTAAAGTTTAGAGCTGAGgcatacaattttatattttttatggaATATCGTGTGATGTTTTGATACCGTGTGTATGGTATCATGCTCCAAGCAGTATAAATAGTTCTATCTCCTCAAACACTTATTCCAtgataaaaacattcaaaaatttttCCTTCTggctttttttaaatgcacaaccTATTTCCATTATCAATAGTTATCCTACTGTGTAATAGAACTCCAGAACTTCTTACTGCTATCAAACTATAGCTTGGTACTTATTAAACTTCCCTCATCTTCCCTTGCCCACCTTCATAATCCTGCCTCGGATAACCACTGCACCTGTTTCCTTTCTTGAAAGACTTAATCAAGGGAACACAAGCATGTGGTAGTCATGGTTCCGACCAGACATTGTGGTGGAACTTCCAAAGGGAGCAAGTCAGACACTAACGATGAGTGAGTGAACACTTGTGAAGCTCGTTACACAGAGTGAATGAGTCATGAAATATAGTTGGGGAAATTAACTTCACAGCTTTGGAGAATAATGGTAGCACACATCCAGGAGGGATGCAAAggctgctgttattattattttgcctttTGAGGAAAGTTTTCTTAACAAAACACCAAAAGATGCACATTGGCATTGTCCTTTGGATAAATCCAGATGGTTTGCTCTTAAAAGGATGCTTTAGGAACAGCCTGCTAGATCTGCTCTTTCAGTCTTCTCTCTGAATTCAGATGGAATGACTGAACAAAATTTTCACTGATGTCAGGGACTCCAGAGAAGGAAGAATAGAGTGCACAGAGTGGGCTCAGGATGCCGTCGGAAGGGAAACAGCTGGCTGTAATTCATAATGCCTCTGTGAAGTCAAAATGACGATCACAGTCGGCTGATTCAGATAGAAATAGGAAGCTTTCTCATGTGCAGATAAGCGGGGGAGTAGGAGCAAGTGGCACAGGCTTAGGAGCTGACTAATTTAGAGTTTATAAAtctctatctatttatctatctatctatctatctgtctatctgtctatctatttatctatctcttTCTGGTTGTACAACCTTGGCCAAGTTACTTAATATTTCAAAGGCTCAGTTCTCACCTGGAAAGTGGGAATAACTATCTATGCCACATAGAGTCATATTAAGCAGGTGAAATTTTCTGATAGGTGCCCAATAAATGACACTGTAAGTGGCACTTAGTATTGTTTAAGCACATCTACCTGTTTTTCAACTCAAGGTCTTCATTGTACTTCTTTCCCTTATTACTTCAGCCTAAGCTTTTACAGTCAACTGTCAGAGAAAGTGTGCGACATACCTTATATAGTGCAGATGTAGAGGCTGACCCCACTGCAAAGGCCACTCCTATGATGGAATCGGCGTGGAAGTTATCTGCGTAGGCCATCATGACAATGCCAGTGATTGCCATTATTGCAGCAACTATCTGTCAAATACAAtgcaaggaaacagaagaaacccTTGATGCCTCCGGTACCCCAGATCACCCCAGACTGGGTGAACATTGCCAAGTACTTCCTGAAACCCAATTTCTTCTACTACATTATACCTACTGCTCAACTGCAGGGATGGTcaacataaaaaataagtaagtgtgCTCAAAACACACCCAGGCACAGAAAATAAagctgctctttctctctttttatgaagggcaggcagcttcagcacaatTATTTCAGGTTGGCTTTCTAAATATTAACAGCCATATTGGTGAGATTAATTTATTGGAAGTCACTTTCAAGCATTCTCATCTGTACTGTATTCTTTGGCTTCAAACAATTCAGTATACATTTTAGTCAGTTCCTTGGATCAGTTTCTGAAGATCTCCACATCACCAAGACTTTACTATAATAATAACCAACACGGCTAAGCGATAAATCTAAGCTAAGGAAAGAAAGTGAAGAACCTCTCCTGGGGGTGCACCCAGGAACAAGCTGACTGCTCCATCACTCGGATGTCAGAGGCCAGTTCTCCATTTAGTTTAAATGCAAATTAATTCCATTTTAGGTGCACCACAGAaagataatttcatttaattatgCTACAGCACTGCTTCATTGCAGAAAGTAGGCCATTCATAATCTGATTGATGTCAGCATGGCTTAATGTAAAATCATACAGTCCTGAGTATATTCGAAATAGGAGTCCTCTACCTTGGTGAGATGCTGATTGGAACTATTTCTTTAATTGTCTTGAAGTCACTGTACTGGAACACATTTCAAACCTACAACAACAGTAAAACAGCATGCCAGGACTAGGGAACAATGTATCATCTCCTTGTGAAGCAGTCTCACTGACTTTGAAATCAAGATGAAAGTGTGTGAGAAATTCAAAACTGCATTAATTTTGTTACACTTCAGTTCTGAGTATTCCCCATAAGTAACTTCCTCTGAGATCTTTTGTTACTCATAAGTGTGATTTGGGAGACCCCTTTTGAACATCAGTGAATTACTCCTTACAACCAAAG from Ochotona princeps isolate mOchPri1 chromosome 6, mOchPri1.hap1, whole genome shotgun sequence encodes the following:
- the SLC35F4 gene encoding solute carrier family 35 member F4 isoform X2, producing the protein MAITGIVMMAYADNFHADSIIGVAFAVGSASTSALYKVLFKMFLGSANFGEAAHFVSTLGFFNLIFISFTPVILYFTKVEHWSSFAALPWGCLCGMAGLWLAFNILVNVGVVLTYPILISIGTVLSVPGNAAVDLLKQEVIFNVVRLAATIIICLGFLLMLLPEEWDEMTLRFINSLKEKKSEEHVDEVSDPGVHLRSRSRVNGAVSIPLA